Part of the Zea mays cultivar B73 chromosome 4, Zm-B73-REFERENCE-NAM-5.0, whole genome shotgun sequence genome is shown below.
agttcccgaccttcggcgatggagatgcatcgctggaggatgcccgaggggctgcggtggtagagctcctcttcgtcgtccagcaagacgaatgacttggcgcgtcgcgctacccgccgagcctcgacttggtcgaggggtagctcccctcggcggagatattgcaggtacggggcctgccaatcttggtctggcgtggccccgctctgcccttcctcgacgttcagtgccccgccctcgggggccgagggtacctcgggctctgccgagggtacctcgggtcgtgccgagggtacctcgggctgggccgagggtacctcgggctcgggcacgtcgtcgagcttgatggagggttgatgcagatcccgggagaagacgtccggggggactgtcattcgccccgaggctatcttagccagctcgtctgcggtttcattgtagcgccgagcgatgtggttgagctcgagcccgaagaacttgtcttccaggcgccgaacctcgtcgcagtaggcctccatcttcgggtcgcggcagtgggagttcttcatgacttggtcgatgacgagctgtgaatcaccgcgggcgtcgaggcgtctgacccctagctcgatggcgatccgcaatccgttgactagagcttcgtactcggccacattgttggacgccgggaaatggaggcgcagcacgtagcgtaagtgctttccgaggggcgagatgaagagcaggcccgcgccggcccccgtcctcatcagcgacccgtcgaaaaacatggtccagagctccggttggatcggagtcgttggtagctgggtgtcgacccattcggccacgaaatccgccaacacctgggacttgatggccttccgaggggcgaacgagatcgtttcgcccatgatttccaccgcttactttgcgatcctgcccgaggcctctcggcactggatgatctcccccagggggaaggatgacaccacagttaccggatgagactcgaagtagtgtcgcagcttccgccttgtcaggatcacagcatacagcagcttttgaacttgtgggtagcggatcttagtctcggacagcactttgctgatgaagtagaccggcctctgaacgggcaatgcatgcccttcctcttgcctttcgaccacaatcgcggtgctaaccacctgagtggtcgcggcgacgtagaccaagagggcttctccgtccgccgggggcaccaagacaggcgcctttgtaaggagcgccttcaggttgctgagggcttcctcggcctcgggggtccaagcgagacactcggccttccttaagaggcggtacagaggcagacctctttcgccgaggcgtgagatgaagcggctcagggccgcgaggcatcccatgaccctctgtaccccttttaagtccttgatgggtcccatgctggtgatggccgcgatcttctccgggttggcttcgatgcctcgctcggagacgatgaaccctaggagcatgcctcggggcaccccaaagacacacttctcaggattaagcttgactcctttcgccttgagacaccggaatgtcacttcaaggtcggagaggaggtcggaagccttccttgtcttgactacgatgtcatcgacgtaggcctcgactgtgcgaccgatgtgttcgccgaacacatgggtcatgcaccgctggtacgtcgcgcccgcattcctcaaaccgaacggcatggtgacatagcagtacatgccgaacggcgtgatgaaagaagtcgcgagctggtcggactctttcatccggatctggtgataccctgagtaggcatcgaggaaggacagggtttcgcacccagcggtggaatccacgatttggtcgatgcgaggcagagggtagggaaccttcggacatgctttgttgagaccagtgtagtctacacacatccgccatttcccccctttcttcctcacaagcacagggttggcaagccattcgggatggaatacctctttgatgaaccctgctgccatcagcttgtggatctcttcgccaatcactctgcgcttctcctcgtcgaatcggcgcagaggctgtctgatgggtcgggctccggcccgaatatccagcgagtgctcggcgacatccctcggtatgccgggcatgtccgagggactccacgcaaagacgtcggcgtttgcgcggagaaagtcgacgagcactgcttcctatttggggtcgagcccggaaccgatccggacctgcttggtggtgtcgctgctggggtcgagagggacggccttgaccgtctccgctggctcgaagttgccggcgtggcgcttcacgtctggcacctccttggagaggttctccaggtcggcgatgagggcctcggactcggcgagggcctcggcgtactccacgcactccacgtcgcattcgaacgcgtgtttgtacgtggggccgacggtgatgaccccgttggggcccggcatcttgagcttcaagtaggtgtagttggggacggccatgaacttcgcgtagcatggcctccctagcacggcgtggtaggttcctcggaacccgaccacctcgaacgtcagggtctcccttcggaagttggagggtgtcccgaagcagacggggaggtcgagtcgcccgaggggctggacgtgcttcccagggatgatcccgtggaagggcgcagcgcctgctcggacggaggacagatcgacgcgcaggagcttgagggtctcggcgtagatgatgttgaggcagctgcccccatccatcaggaccttggtgagcctgacatcgccgacaacggggtcgacgacgagcgggtatttccccgggctcggcacatgatcggggtggtcgacctggtcgaaagtgatgggcttgtcggaccagtctaggtagactggcgccgccaccttcaccgagcagacctcccggcgctcttgcttgcggtgccgagccgaggtattcgccgcatgccctccatagatcatgaagcagtcgcggacctcggggaattctcctgctaggtgatcttcgttcttgtcgtcgtcgcgggccctgccaccctcggcgggtggcccggccctgtggaagtgacgccgaagcataacgcactcctcgagggtgtgcttgacgggcccctgatggtaggggcacggctccttgagcatcttgtcgaagaggtttgcacctccggggggcttccgagggttcttatactcggcggcggcgacaaggtccgcgtcagcggcgtcgcgtttcgattgcgacttcttcttgcctttcttcttggcgccgcgcggagcagacgcctcgggagcttcttccgatgggcgaccctggggctgcttgtcctttcggaagatagcctcgaccgcctcctggccagaggcgaacttggtggcgatgtccatcagctcgctcgccctggtgggggttttgcgacccagcttgctcaccaggtcgcggcaagtggtgccggcgaggaacgcgccgatgacatccgagtcggtgatgttgggcagctcggtgcgctgcttcgagaatcgccggatgtagtcccagagcgactcccccggctgttgccggcagcttcgaaggtcccaggaattcccggggcgcacgtatgtgccctggaaattgccaacgaagacttggaccaagtcgtcccagttggagatctgccccggaggcaggtgctccaaccaggcgcgagcagtgtcggagaggaacagggggaggttacggatgatgaggttgtcgtcgtccgttccacccagttggcaggcaaggcggtagtccgcgagccacagttccggtctcgtttcccccgagtacttcgtgatagtagtcgggggtcggaaccgggtcgggaatggcgcccgtcggatggcccgactgaaggcctgcggaccgggtggttcgggcgagggactctgatcctccccgctgtcgtagcgccccccacgcctggggtggtagcctcggcgcaccctttcgtcgaggtgagcccgacggtcgcgtcgatggtgctcgttgccgaggtggcccggggccgcaggcgcggtgtcgcgcgtgcgcccggtgtagaccgaggcttcctgcatgaatcgggaagtcgcggcatgaggttccgagggataaccttgccttcgggaggcagtgctctcggcccgtcgggccgcagcgccttccaggagattcttgagttctccctggattcgccgaccctcggtggttgacggctccggcatcgcgcggatgagcattgctgcggttgccaggttctgaccaaccccgctggatgcgggcggcggcctgatcctgacatcgttggcgacgcggtgctggagaccttggggcaggtgacgtatttctccggccaggggttggcccacccatgcttgtccgacgtcctgacggatcggctcaagcgctcctgttccctcgttgagcctggcctgcgcctcgcggacttgctcgagttgtgggtcgtaaccccccgccggagcggggaccacagctagctcctgtgggatgtcggcgcgaggcaccggcctagggagatcaccgtcctccggcatgccaagatggttgccttcggagggatcccctagctcgatgtggaaacattcgcggcttgggtcgtagctctcgtcgccaaggctgcggcttccatcggaacagtcggataggcagtagtcacatgcggtcatgaagtcccgcacggcactggggttgccaagtccggagaaatcccaaccgatgctgggatcgtcatcttcctcggacccagagggcccgtaggtcgagacgtccgtcagtcggtctcaaggcgaccgcatacggaacctcagtggggttgcactcgcctcaatgagagcgcccgccaaaacgaggtcgtttggcgggttgaggccgagtcgaaatgacgcaagatgggagttagttggtacctttttgtcgacgaggagcgacgtagtcacatcggggactggttgcaccgtcatctctggttcgagggcgacgtcctgcaggctttctgcgagcgcgccggcgtcgtcttcttgctcggggtcagcgtgccgcggggggacggcgcttgcctccgtcttgaacgcgaggtcgacgtccggcgtgccttccgtcggggcgtcgggggcgtcgattcgctcgacggccgacgaagcgcggcctcccacctggccttgacggccccgcctcctcctccgttggcgggggagagaacggagcgagcccgaatgttgcccttccaccacgcggggaagacgtcgtcgattccgccgccggcgggcgggttgtcggccgccattgtcgtagtcgcgcggcggtggaagaagtatcatgtcgtagctgccgtcgaaggacatgaactcaagagtcccgaaacgaagcaccgtcccgggccggagaggttgctggagactgcccatctggagcttgacggggagctgttcgtcagcacgcagcaggcccctacctagcgcgccaactgtcggtgtttcgagacagggggggtccctaagccgacgagtgagtgtgctgcgtgccccagcccagatgggtcgagcgcgtgggcgagcgcgaaggggggagaggcgaggtggccggagtcgagcgtgagagaggtggaagtcccgcggccttcgtgttcgtcccgcgcccaggtcgggtgcgcttgcagtaggggggttacaagcgtccacgcgggtgagggaagcgagcggccccaagagagcgtctgtcccgtcctcggtcccgcgcggccaaccttctctaagaaggccctggtcctcccttttatagtcgtaaggagaggacccaggtgtacaatggggggtgtagcagagtgctatgtgtctagcggagggagagctagcgccctaggtacatgccaatgtggcagccggagagatctgggcaccctgctggcgtgatgtcgtggctgtcggaggtgcggcggagcctggtggagggacagctgttggagcggtcgagtccctgctgacgtcgtcctgcttccgtaagagagttgggggccgccgtcgtcatagagcttgtggagcgccatcattgcccctccggcggagctggccggatgggacgccggtcttgttctccgtgacccgagtcgattcggggtaggatgatgatggcgcttcctgttgacgtggcggtctgtgccctaggcagggcgacgtgggggttcctccgaagccgaggttgagtctgccttccgttgccgtggccgagcccgagccatggggtcgggcgaggcggaagtcgttcggccgaggccagggcggagtccgagccctggggtcgggcgaggcggagtttcgtcgtcttccgggtcttagcccgagtccgagccctggggtcgggcgaagcggagtttcgtcgtcttccgggtcttagcccgagtccgagccctggggtcgggcggagcggagttcgtcgtcttccgggtcttagcccgagtccgagccctggggtcgggcgaagcggagtttcgtcgtcttccgggtcttagcccgagtccgagccctggggtcgggcggagcggagttcgccgtcttccgggtcttagcccgagtccgagccctggggtcgggcggagcggagttcgccgtcttccgggtcttagcccgagtccgagccctggggtcgggcggagcggagttcgccgtcttccgggtcttagcccgagtccgagccctggggtcgggcggggcggagttcgccgtcttccgggtcttagcccgagtccgagccctggggtcgggcggggcggagttcgccgtggcgcctttggcaaggcctgactgcctgtcagactcactctgtcgagtggcactgcagtcggagtggcgcaggcggcgctgtccttctgtcagactggccagtggagcggtggagtgacggcggtcacttcggctctgccgggggcgcgtgtcaggataaaggtgtcaggccacctttgcgttaaatgcccctgcaatttggtcagtcggtgcggcgatttagtcaaggttgcttctgagcgaagccaaggcctcgggcgagccggtgatgtgtccgccataaaaagggggcctcgggcgagacgaaagtctctcgaggtcggctgcccttggccgaggctaggctcgggtgaagcgtgatcgagtcactcgtgtggactgatccctgacttaatcgtacccatcaggcctttgcagctttatgctgatgggggttaccagctgagaattaggcgtcttgagggtacccctaattatggtccccgacaattttaaaaaaataataaaattagttttatatttttctaagTGAAAACAAATTTATtataaatttataatataaaccCAAATTTAATATATATTTTTTGAAAAATACTGAATTCATTACCGACAGTACAACACAGAATAAAAACGATAATGTGCAGGAACGATCGAAAGAGACCCAAACCGTTTTTGTTTtcgtttctgttttttttctACCAGTTTTGTTTTTGTATTTTTAGTAACTGTTTCTGTTTTTGTTTGGTCTAAAATTTCGATAAATTTTCAAAAATGATACCCGGTATCCGAAAATAGTTTAATTTTTGCATAGACGTTAATTCTATGGCTACTAGATGAAATGTTTGATCACCTAGGACTGTTTTTATCGGTACCCTATTTTTTGTGAATTGAACGTTCGAACGAAACACGAACATATCGCAAGCGTGAACCCACCAACTCCAGTCAAGCTCTTACTTGTGTCTTTATCCCATTTTGAAAGCTCAAATAAATGAAAAGACTCTGCAACTAATTTCCTATTCAGCATGCTGATAAAGAATACGATAATATAGTATAGAGTAGGGGAAAAAATACGAGATTAAACAAGAATGAGGTGCTCTCACCTGACCTGACATTCTCCGCTCTCACGGTGGGGTCGTCGTCGTCGACGGCGACGACTGTTCTGCCACCGTCCACCCGTTCTTTGTCCAGCGCGGTGCCCGCCTCCGCGCCGTCCGTGTGCTAGTGCCGCACTCGCGGCGCACGCGGGAGGGCGCGCGGCACCACAAGCGCGGCTCACGGCACTCGTGGCCACGCGCGCGCCACCCCGGTGACCTGAGTGGCCTGCTATTGACCATCCCCCCGCCCCCAATTCCTCTTCTCTCCCAACCACTGAACCACCACCAACTTCACGTCTGTCCAGCCGGCCAGTCAGTTGCCTTCTCACATCGCAACCCCCGCTGCCCGCCCGCTCCACGCTTGCCACGCCGGCCTCGCTTCCCACCTCCCACCAGAGACGCTGCTGCGGGCCGAGTCCACACCACAGCCGGCATGGAggctgcggcggcggcgccgcATCTACTGCACTGCGGCGGCTTCGGCCGCGTAGCGCACCTCCCAGCGCTCCACCGCCGAGGACAGTTCCCACGCGTCCGCGCCGTCGCCACGGAGCCCAAGCTGtccacctccacctcctcctcctcccgcggCAGGACCAGGAGCCGTAATGACCTCTCTGACACCGTAAGTTTCGAACCTGGGGCCCGGTGCTCCCGTCCGTGCTGCCTTTTCCCCTTCCATCGTCGCTCCTGTGACCTCGCTGACATGTTTCTCTCCCTGTTCGATCGTGTGAGTAACCCAGAGGTTCGGAGAGGTGTCCAAGGAGATCCAGCGCGTGCGTAAGCAGATGGAGCAGGACGAGCAGCTTGCCACGCTCATGCGCGGTCTCCGCGGCCAGAACCTCCGCGACGAGCAGTTCGCCGACGACAACGTCCGCCTCCGCCTCGTCGAGGTGCGTCCAGACTGCAACCCTCCTTGATCCCACTTCACCTAACCTTTCACTCAGCGTGCTCTCTTCTTCTATAACTAATTACCATTTACAGAACGTCAGAATCACTTCCAGCACACAACTCCACAACATCAATTAATCTATGCACAGCTAGGTTGTTACTGAATTCCGTTTTTCCCCCCTACCTTCATTGGTTCAAGGTAGAATCCGCGGACAACAATGAGGGCCTGCCTCTTGTGTATAGCCCTGAAATCATATCAGCCTACTGGGGCAAGCGTCCTAGGGCCGTCGCCACCCGGGTTGTGCAGCTGCTGTCTGTCGCTGGTGGTTTCATCTCCCATCTCGTATCCGATCTTATTAACAAGAAGCTCAAGGAGGTACCTATCATATTCCTTCCTGCAGCTGCGTTGCCTTCCCTAAAACCATGTAAACGCGCTTGCTGATCGCTGTCTTCTGGTGTTGGAACATGTTCGTCGATAGAATGAAGTGGCTCGCGCAATTGAACTGAGAGAAATCGTGACGTCTCTGGGTCCTGCTTACATCAAGCTTGGGCAGGCGCTAAGTATACGTCCAGATATTCTGTCCCCTGCAGCAATGACCGAGTTGCAGAAATTATGTGATAAGGTAGTGCTGCCTGCAATAGTTCTTTTGTTAAGTTTCCCTTGTTACCGCATGTATATAGCACATACCTACTTGCTGATTGGGGATTTTTTACTGCGACGTCAAGGTTCCTTCATTCCCAGATGATATAGCAATGGCTCTTCTTGAAGAAGAGCTTGGTCAGCCTTGGCAAGCAATCTACTCAGAGTTATCCCCCTCCCCAATCGCTGCAGGTAGACAATGATGCAGTCTCTGCTTGCCACACTCCACAGTAATCGAATTCCTTGACTATACATATTCAATGCATTGTATTGCAGCATCTCTGGGACAGGTTTATAAGGGCCGCTTGAAAGAAACGGGAGAACTAGTAGCTGTCAAAGTTCAGAGGCCATTTGTACTTGAGACTGTTACCATCGATTTATTCATCATTAGAAACTTGGGTTTGGTACTCAGGAGATTTCCACAGGTAAGATTTTCATCTACTTGGGAAGAACTGGCAGAGACACGCCTTTGTTAATTTGAACTGAAACATTGCCGAATACTGTTAGGTGTCCATCGATGTTGTTGGCCTGGTAGATGAGTGGGCTGCTCGATTTTTTGAAGAACTTGATTATGTAAATGAAGGGGAAAATGGCACTTACTTTGCTGACGTGATGAAAGAAGATCTTCCACAGGTAATTACTCTGGTAGTCATAAATTTGCCCTGTGGAAGTGGGAAGTTGTGTAACAAGATAGTTTATAACATCTATATTCTATACTGTTACTGAACACAACATGTAAATGTTAGTTTCACTGTCAAAATTCACTTTTGTTAATTTATTGAAAATTCTCCCAGGTTGTTGTACCAAAGACTTACCATAAATACACGTCTAGAAAAGTTCTTACCACACAATGGATAGAGGGAGAGAAGTTGTCACAGAGCACAGAGGACGATGTTGGATCATTGGTCAGTGTAGGAGTCATTTGCTATCTGAAACAGGTTAGTTTGAAAAGCATTTGTTTACATCTTATAAATACTATCCACATCTTACATGATTGAACATATGCATGCACTCACTTGCTGAAGGTAAGGAATAACGGTCTTCACCATCTTATCCATAGTATTCCCGTCCTACATGATTGAAGATATGTGTGCACTCATGTCACCTTTTTTAGAGGAAGTATCTTCATgttatatttatttttatttgcagtTGCTTGATACTGGGTTCTTCCACGCTGATCCACATCCTGGCAATATGATTAGAACACCTGATGGAAAGCTGGCTATTCTTGATTTTGGTATGTCAACTAGTAGTTTGAAAATCCACAAATAACTATTTTGTCCAACTATGGTATTTTGTTTTGCTTCTCATAAAATTATATATAAACATTATATTAGATTTTTTTTGGCACATAAGACTGCTTTACTATTATTACTACAATGACACAGTGACATCCATTTAAGAATTTTCTTTCACTCTGCATTACTAACTAGTAACTGCAACTGTGCATACTCGTACTAGACTAAAGCATGAAAGTGCAGGCCTTTTCAGTAGCATCTGATAGCCTGTTTGCATTGCCTTTAGCAAGAATTCTGCTGACTAAGTTTGCACAAAATTATTTGTGTCTTTAGCTTTTTGTTCAGCCTACTTTTTGCTATCTTTTTTTTCATTTTTAAGCACATGGAAAAAACAATAAAAAAGGGGGTAGACCCGTGTCGGAAGCTTCCACATGAGTGGGGTATGGGAAAGGGAACCATCCCCCAGCAGATGCGGAGAGACTACTTCGAACCTTCTACCTGGAAAAAACAATAAAAATGTGTAATTTTACTTTGCAGGGCTTGTAACAAAACTGACAGATGATCAAAAGTATGGAATGATCGAAGCAATAGCTCACCTTATTCATCGTGATTATGATGCAATTGTTAAGGACTTTGTGAAGCTTGGTTTTATTCCTGAAGGGGTTAACTTGGATCCTATCTTGCCTGTACTGGCCAAGGTTTTTGATCAGGCACTAGAAGGAGGCGGTGCCAAGAATATTAACTTCCAAGAATTGGCAGCAGATCTAGCACAGATAACTTTTGATTATCCATTCAGGATACCTCCGTATTTTGCTTTGATTATTAGAGCCATCGGAGTATTAGAAGGCATAGCTTTGGTGGGAGATCCTGAATTTGCCATTGTGGATGAAGCATACCCATACATCGCACAGGTCTGTACCGTGTGCATTGACACTGTTGCAACTAAAACAATTCTGTGTCAAAGAAACACACGTAGGAGGCACAAAGAAGTTCTAGTTGGGTATTTGCTTTAAACTTCCATATTACTAACACGTGGCTTTATTTGACAATACCAGAGGCTACTAACGGACGAATCGCCTCGGCTAAGGAGCGCCTTGCGTTACACCATATATGGCAAAACCGGTGTTTTCGACGCGGAAAGGTTCATTGATGTTATGCAAGCTTTCGAGAATTTTATCCGTGCAGCGAAGAGCGGTGGTGGGGAGAACTTGAAGGGAAACATGGCTGAGCTGGCTGAGTTGGGAGGTCAACCTAGCACCAGTCTGGTTCCTGTATTTGCAATGGCCGTAGCGCAGCCTGAGCAGCCAGTTAAAGCCCGTGCGGCTCTTGCTTTTCTACTCTCTGAGAGGGGGAACTTCTTTCGGGAGTTTATTCTTGACGAGGTACAGCTCGCTCTTATACTATTTTACAGCTGCCGGTAGTCACATGCTCATATTAAGGTTTCCTTGTTATAGTCAGATGCTCATTCAAAACTAAAGGTCTCTCATTTTCTGCATCGCAGATTGTGAAAGCCATCGATGCGATTTCAAGGGAGCAGTTGATCCAGATCGCCGCGTCTTTTGGGATAGGAAACGCGGCCCCAGTTTTTAGCATGGTTCCTGTCAGGGCCAGGGCATTGCTTCCGACGATCACAGAGGAAGACAGGGTCATCCTGAACAACGTCGAGAAGGTTGTGAAGTTCCTGACATCCGGGACTGCAACTCCAACAGTGGGCGGGGTATGGGTGCTAAGctcttccctttttcttttttggtttTAATACTACTAAAGAACCGATGTTGAGGGTTGCTGACATCCATTCCCGTGGTTGGCAGGACGTGAACGTGGTGTCTGTGGTGCAAGAGCTTCTACCTGTGTTGCCAGGCATCTCGTCGAAGATCCTACCtgatgtcttgagccggttgtcgtCACGGGTATTTGCACGGATAATCCGGGAGACATTTTTGTAGAGTGTTCTCTTTTTGTTTGCCCCTTGCTAACAGGAAAACTACAAGTAGCAATATCTGCCCAAACAACACGCAAATGAATGGTGATAGAAGATTGTACAGCAATACAATGTATAGAATTTGCATCTAAGTAAGTTAACAAAAGCAGCAAAGCTTAACCAACACGTACTGTCTGTAGTGAGCACACGAGGGCTCAACACGATAAAACTGGAGAGGTTGTGTTGGCTTGACAAGTGCTTCGACCTCTGCGATTGTACTCTCGGCTTCTCCAATCTCAGCAACTTGCTCATTCGACTCCTCCACCTCAGCCTGCAACGTTGAAATGGCCTAAGAAAACAAAACAACGCACAGCATCTAAAATCCTTTTTTTTATGTCGTACCAGCGTTGTTTTCAAGTCAGACAGTGTTTAAAAATGTTGTGTTGTGTTGGCTTGACAAG
Proteins encoded:
- the LOC100304404 gene encoding uncharacterized protein LOC100304404 codes for the protein MEAAAAAPHLLHCGGFGRVAHLPALHRRGQFPRVRAVATEPKLSTSTSSSSRGRTRSRNDLSDTRFGEVSKEIQRVRKQMEQDEQLATLMRGLRGQNLRDEQFADDNVRLRLVEVESADNNEGLPLVYSPEIISAYWGKRPRAVATRVVQLLSVAGGFISHLVSDLINKKLKENEVARAIELREIVTSLGPAYIKLGQALSIRPDILSPAAMTELQKLCDKVPSFPDDIAMALLEEELGQPWQAIYSELSPSPIAAASLGQVYKGRLKETGELVAVKVQRPFVLETVTIDLFIIRNLGLVLRRFPQVSIDVVGLVDEWAARFFEELDYVNEGENGTYFADVMKEDLPQVVVPKTYHKYTSRKVLTTQWIEGEKLSQSTEDDVGSLVSVGVICYLKQLLDTGFFHADPHPGNMIRTPDGKLAILDFGLVTKLTDDQKYGMIEAIAHLIHRDYDAIVKDFVKLGFIPEGVNLDPILPVLAKVFDQALEGGGAKNINFQELAADLAQITFDYPFRIPPYFALIIRAIGVLEGIALVGDPEFAIVDEAYPYIAQRLLTDESPRLRSALRYTIYGKTGVFDAERFIDVMQAFENFIRAAKSGGGENLKGNMAELAELGGQPSTSLVPVFAMAVAQPEQPVKARAALAFLLSERGNFFREFILDEIVKAIDAISREQLIQIAASFGIGNAAPVFSMVPVRARALLPTITEEDRVILNNVEKVVKFLTSGTATPTVGGDVNVVSVVQELLPVLPGISSKILPDVLSRLSSRVFARIIRETFL